Genomic DNA from Theobroma cacao cultivar B97-61/B2 chromosome 3, Criollo_cocoa_genome_V2, whole genome shotgun sequence:
gagagagagagaggtgggGGTTGTTAAAATTGGCCTTAGTTGTGATAAGCCCACCACAGCAACACTAGACAAAATGAAgcaaaaattaaactaaaaggAACTTCATGCTATAACATGGTACATTACCACTTATGGAGTCATCCTTTCTCTCAGGTTTCTTAGGGATTGAGCTATGCCCCGCTTCTAATGATTCTTGAGAAGTATTCTCTGTTGCGTTAGCCAGCATGTTAGCTTCTATCTCCGCTTCCAACCTTTGCCCTTCAATTTCTAAATCTTCAAATAGCTCTTGCATTTCGCGAATGTTTGTATGGATACTCTGTTCAGACTTTTCTAATATTGTAAAATCACCAATTCTATCCTCcacttctttctctttctccagCCCAACACTACCTTCAGAGTCTTGTTTCTTATCAAGGCTTGTATCAACACTCATCGGTTCTGGCTTTCTCAACAATGTCATTTCACTAAAGTGGTCCTTCGCCTTTTCATTCCTCATTTTCAGTGACAAATTTGGTTTTATCCTAAACCTGGGTAGGTCTTCTACATCATCTTCATTGATCAAAGTTGGCTTTCTCAAGATAACGTTTGGAACCCTGCCCTTTTTTGCACTATCCACGGTCTTCCCATCTGACAGAGTTGGTCTCTTTATCTCAGATACAGCTGGATTACCATCAGCTTTAAACTTGATTCCCTTCTTCGGAACAGGACGAACTAAATTTAAGCTATCAGAAGATGAGGTGGGCGATTTCTTTTCAACATCAAAAGGAACCTCCTCTACTTcaactattttacccttgttcTTATGAAATGCTTTCTCAATTTCAATATAAGATGCTTCGGGGTTTGCTTTTCGACCCATTATCTGAAAAACCAAATGGAATAAGATTAACAGAAGTTGTAAAGATGCAAATTCTTTTAACTATTAGAAAATGAGTGtttaaaaaaacacaaaatttcGCTAAATTGagcataaaattataaagttaGCAAAAGGGGACCTTGGCAAGGGTGAGTTTGGGGTCTTCACCAAGCAAGCGGCCAAACTTGAGCTCCATTTGGTCCCATTTGTCAAACTTTGGCTCTTCTTTCGCCGCAAAAATCCTGAAAGAAACCCTTTTCGCCCCTCTTTTCGGTCCTGCTCTTGACGGTGATGCAGAAGGAAACAGCAAAAACTTGTTGACAGAGAAGGACGAAGCAGCGGCGGTGGTAGCGGAGGCGCAAGCAAGACCGTTCATTCCTAATGCGAAATTAAAAGCAAACTCATCAGACAGCGTTGAGTAGCATTGAGGAATTGTAGAATTTTGTACTCAGATTGAAAATTGCGCTTTGGTGCTGGACTGCTGGTGGGTATAAAACGGCTGCCTGGGACTGGGGAGTGAAGAAGCAGAACATTATCTATCCCTCTGGTAACGCCCACGTGGAACTTTAGTTTGACATCCGCTAAAATTTCGCCACGTGGAATCATTCTACTAGAGTTTtctcttctattttttcttttttaatgaaaagaaattgttcgTGGTTCGTGACATGTGTGGAGGGAGGCCATGAGACTCCAATTTATCATCCTTGTGGCCTGAATCCAATGGGGCAATAGGCCGCCATTGGGCTTAAACCAAGGACTCTCTGTTCTTTTCCTTAATCATTcttcatgattaaattatttaaatattttaaataaatttttatttttttatgttcaattcaaaattctatatcttcattttaaattagatagatctttttatgattaattatttattaattattattaattaaaatgataatttattaCGTAAACATCACTTTAcataaaaatgacaaatagcattgataaaagaataaaatcttatttgaaatttttaaaacaattcaaaaaaatttttaaatgttttacaGAAAAtgttttctcaaaataagAGATTTGAAACAAACATTTCAAGCAATGGAAAAACTGAATTCATCTCATTTCAAACGCAATGCAATACAATGGTGAAAGTCTGAAATCTGAAAGGATTGCCCATCCACGCAAAACCAGCCCTAGGACCCCCTCAGAGTTTAACAGTTGCCCGCATACAAGGTATACTGCCGCTGCgtgaaaggaaacaaaaacaacttttggtttttcctttcatGAGATTTCCAATCAATTGGAATGGAAGATGGACCAGCACCCTGGATTTGCTTGCAAGTCGGAGAACAGGGAGACCTTGGGCCACAGGAACTTCTTCATGAGACTAGAGCGAAAACAGAACAAGGCCAACACCCAATTCGGATAAAGCCCAATGCCCCTGAAGGTTCAGTGAGTGTTCTACTATTGGTCTTGTGCAACAGCTTCAGCAGGGTTTTCTTCTGCTTCTGGTTTTGGCTCATCTCCTGGCTTTGATTCTGATTCAGATTCGGCTTCAGAATTTTGTTCCGATGAAGCTCCTGCTGAATTTTTCTTCAAGGAAGCTGTCTTCGTAAGATGACTGTAGCTGCCCTTCTCCTTGAACAACTGAGCAAAGTGGTGCTTGCAGTAGAGAATACCATCCAATGCAGCATAGGATGATGGGTTGAGGAAGCAACCCCCATGAGAACACCTAAAGCAGGATTTATGGTAGTTTTCGCCCTCCACAGTCACCTGTTATTATTTTTGCTCAACATAATCagtttcttcatcttcaattTTGTCAGATTATTAACATACACACTCTATAACTGATTCTTTCAATCAATGAAAGGCTAGCATGTTCAAGCTTTCaggagaagaaataagaataaaGGTTACCTAGAgcctttcctttttatttttcgaGGGGTAAATAAGATTATCTAGACTCAAAATGAGGAATAGAAAGAGCAAGAATCTAATAGCAGACCTTCTCTAATGGGTATGCGGTTTTGTTACAGACTCCGCATTTATCTTGTGTGCCAGAGAAGAAGGATGCCAGTCTGCTAGGAGCCCTTGCCTGCCAGTAGAATGAAATGAACattaaattatatcaaaataaccCTGGCATCTACGGGGCAaataaaatcaactttaaaGCAATGGTGGGAAAGAATTTGTGTACCAGGCCATTTGGCTTATCGGATTTCCCAGCTGAAAAACCACCAAAGAAGCAAAACCTGTTagccaaaatgaaaaatggacAAAACTAATGATGCTCGATCAGGTGGAGAGAACTGGCTTGGAAAGGAAAGGGATCTCACATTGGAATTTCTTTGTGTAACTGCCGGTCTCCTTGAAGAGTTGCTCAAAATGAGGCTTGCAATATAGGACTCCTTCCATTGAGCAATAGCTGCTCATCTGTAAAACAAATTGCAACAAGACATTGATTCGTCAATCTCCAATGCCTTATAATTCAAAGAAAAGCAAACACCCTTCACCCAGATATTTATGGTTAACCTTTTTATTCATCTGATTTCAGTTCCATCAAGCTTTTACtgtcatattaaaaattatatgaaattttaaaattcttgcAAAGGGCTTATCATACATACCACCAGAAGTCCATTGCAGTGACTGCATTTGAAGCAGGTCTTATGATAAGAAACTCCATCAGCTGATAATAAATCGATAAAATGAACAGTCTTATCACAAGTCTTGCATTTCTCAGTTGTCCCACTGAATGCCATTTTCCTCGTGTTATAAGTCCAAcagcaaaaataaaagttgGTCTAGAGAAGATGGTTCAGTGAAAGACAAAAACGAGTTTCTGATCTCTATCTCAGAAGGTATTGAGATAGAAAACCAACTCAGAAATTTGCCTATTGCCTTCCACACCTTTGTTTCGCGAATGTTAAAAGGCAGAGTAAGGGTCAAAAATGTAATGGACAAAACAAGTGGAGGATATGAATCAACGCTTATTAAGGGTACGCAATGAAAGGTCCATCCCCAACTCTTTGGCATGTACAAAACTCCGTGCTCTAACTTCTAAGAATAGGGTCATGTTCCATGGAAGGACAGAGATGCAAGGTTTTTGCTGACCATGTTTTTCAAGGATGATCCAGATATGAAAGATTAGTTTACAACCTGAGCACAGATGATCCTCGCTTTACAATTTACACTTATTATATCTAAATAAAGATTGCATACAATGAATTATAGCGCCAGTCAAGGTGCCAGGGGTGAGATTTTCCAGTAGTTGTTTGCCTCTTGAATGAGTGGaggaaaaaatataattgtagATTAAGAAGGTTAACTGTAtcattaaatgaaaattaagagAACAATTTTGTAACTGCTTTTCATGGAGCAAATAAGTAAGCAAGCAAAGTTCAAACTGAACTTGGGAGCTGAAGTTCCTTTCCATACATGAAAGTACagtagagttttttttttttttgaaagttacaATCATTTTATTGACTGAACATGCTATCCATTACAGAGGAAGACAGAGCAGCTTTACTGGGTCAGTCTTAAGCTCTGTTAACAGCCTGGCTTACAAAAATTGGCCAGATGCATCAACATATCACCATACAGCAGAGTTTTAGGGAGAACAAATGACAAGATATAGAAAGCCTGGGGAGAAAAGGAATTGGAAAATCTCATGGTAGAACATAAGTACAAGCCATAAATTTCTACAAATTACAACTAGATTTATGAAGATAGAAGTAATGTATCTCACATATCTACACACAGATACATTGACGTACACTGATATTAAAAGGTCCCAGGCACAAACCAACAGGAGGAgaggaaaagaacaaaataaatgccagaaaaaaaagcaaaaacaattctctctcttttgAATATCAATCAAGGACGTTAACTGCTGAAACATCCGAGAAATTTCTTCGGTGTATATCCAGTTGCACGAAATTTCGCTGCTGTCTCCTCTATCTTGAGAAAATCTTCCCCACGCTTGGCTTCTATCAttgctcttttttcttctgCTTCCCTATGGATTTCAGCCACtctgtttttcattttctcagcATACTCAGCCTTCTTCTTTTCCAGTTGTTCCTATCAAAACAAGACCTACGTCAAACACAGTACCCACAATCTCTAAAACTTGTTCTAATCcaagctagttgtgcttaaTTAGGAGTTCAATGCCCTGTAATTCTTAAACTAGGGACTGATCTGGTAGAGATGTTACCTCAATCTTCTTTAGCTGTGCTTCTACACCAGCTTTCTTGGTATTTTCCCATGAACCAATAGCAGATATCTTCTTATGTGCCCTGATTTGACATTTGCATCATCTTAAGTTGCTTAAATCAAGTTCAAGGGTTCATAACAGAAAAGGGTTTTTAAGCATTATGAAACCAAAGAACAGATACTTCACTCCAGCTAATAGAAGTACAGAAAATACTTTCTTCTCCTTGTAAAGAGAATAATGTGAATTGGCCATGGCTAAGAACTTATATTGCATAAATCATAACTTAATGAGATTCTTTTTCCGCCTTATATACCTAAGCTAGGATGATATGTTTGGATTAGAGTTACCCAGATTGTTTTAGTAATCTTTTTTTCTATTCCCTTTCAATATCTTGCAGAATGGCAGAACTGAAAACAAGGTGCTGTATAAGTTCACAGATGGCCCCTTACTTGTTCTCTACTTTTGccttttcattttcctccCATGCTTTAAGTAAAGCTAGTCTTTTTTCTGTTTCAACCCGTGCAAGCACAGAATCTGAAATAATGATCAGATAAGTCAATTATTTTCCAAATAAATGTACCATTTCCAAGGACAAATGCTTTCAAATAAATGAGGCATAAACCTCTATTGTTTGGACTTTTCTCTGTAGCTACTGCTGCAGCTTCTGCCATTTTCAACATGTAAAGAGGTCAGATAATGTTATATCATAGGGCAGCCTGTACATCATTTAAACTGAATGGCCGAAAGTTTCACATTCCAATCTGACTTGTTAGATCAATCAACATTTCAATGAACATTATGGATTCTGTATCTTggaaatgaaatatattattagCTACAAGCAATTTGCCAGAACATGCAACCCATGGAACGTTATGACCCAGTTCGTCTGGCATCAAATTAGCATGCTTTGGCAGATGCAGTCCCTGGGCACAGAAAGAAAGAACTCAACAGAGAAATAGTTTGATTAAATTaagagtaaaattaaaaagctCGGTTGTGATATCCAAGGATCTTGCAAAAGTAGGTTCGAATATCCTATTATCATAGAGAAAGTTCCCCTATACATGCAAGTAACTGAATAAGCAAAAACAAAGGTCAAGAAGGCCAAAGGGCAGCATTCCCTTCATCAGAGCAAATCTATTGAGCCAATGGGGTATGTATGTAGTATGACTAAAAGATTcttctattttgtgttaagTATTAAGGAGTAAGAACACAAAAAGGAAGTTTTAATGGCAGAAGGCCCACAGAAGAACTGAACAAAAGCATCCTAACTTGAATATTAGTCTGCATAAGATCAAGGGCTTGATCTGTTTCCCAGTtctaattttcctttaaacGAAAACTAACGGCAATAACTATGATCTTTTGAACCCAGCTTTCCATAAAGGTAAAGGCAGATTCAAAAGTAGAAATATGAAAACCAAAACGAATCTTTGGGACacccttttccttttcagaACAATTTTTGACTGCATACAGACAGCCTAATTCTTGtaagatatttaatatatGCACAATTACAGTTTCAGTAAATTTAGAATTAAGGTGGAAAATGAAGCCctaaaattaaacaaagcaCTACAGTTTACAAACAAGAACAACCCAAGAAATTCTCAGGTTGCCATGATCCTGAAGACATGTCAAAATAGAGAAATTCCTTAATGCAAAATCACACAAGAAAAGCAAATTTCAATGAGATGAAGTTGATAAAAGCATTACACAGAATCATATGAGTTGTTTAAGAAAATCCTAGACTATGAGAGAAAGCATACTTTCAGGAACTGGGATCAGGCTCTTCTCTTCAGCTACATCAGTCTTTGCTGCTGCATCCTTCTCTTCCTTAACAGGCTGCTGCTCCTTGGGTTCAGAGGCTTCCATTTTGTTGGCTTCCTCCTCTCCCATTACGTATTCCTTTAACTTAGCCACAGGTACACCACCAAAATGAacaccaaaaaaaatcaattcctCTCCCAAAAATTCTGGTAGATTCTACACAGATTTAAGCAACTGCAAAGTACCTGCAGAGAGAAACAGAGATAGAGAAAGAGAAACTCTTAGGAAATGTCAGCTGGAAACTATTGGGTGGTTGAGGTAGGTTATAGGTGCAAATAGAAGTTGGGTCCTGACAAAAAAGGTGATTGGTTTtgcaatttcttttctttttaaattctatAGGTGGCTTTCTTAAAGTAAAGATATCATCACTTGACAGTTTAGAAGGGAAACACTTGTTAGCTTTTGTGTTATCACTTGCGGAAACAACAAGCAAGGTATAAATGAACAAACAGAGTCAAACAGAGCGTTATTATATTCCTCAAGAGTGCCTTGTTCAATCtcttttgatttcaattaatttgttgttttctcAACTATGGATGTGAAGTTTGATTGGAAATGGAAATGGAAATGCGATTATGTTAATTTTGAGTGAAACCTCAAACCTGAGACTAATCTTAAACCATTAACTATAAATGGTAATTGGTATGTTGATTCTGAAATCGTACTAATGCACTTAAAAGACCAAAGCACGGTGCCTTCAAACTTCCTATGAATGTTCCTTCAAAATGTAGGTAAGAAACTAGAGCTGCTGAAAAAGGACGGTTCTTATGCTAACTATACAAGAATGTCCCAACAGAGTTTTGGGACAGCTAGGTTGATGGCGAATCGACATGATAAAACTAACAGTTAAAATCTAAAATGACAGTGTTTCTCCACTTCATTTGACTAAGTAAAATACATCTCGTGGTCCAATCTGacaaaatactttaaaaaatcCTGGAATTTGGTTAGTAGAGGTTCATGCGATGTTCAGAAAACAAACTTCACAGCCCGTGAAGAGGAACTATttgcaaaatatatatatatatatatatatatatataattaggaGGAGGAAAACAGTATTCAAATATTGACAAACAATAAGCTTACAAGAATCCCATAATCGATGATGAACGGACATGATTGCTCTTATAATATTTCTGTCGGATCATATGATAATGGTTTTTAACTACGTACTAGGGAGAAAAAACAGAAAGGAAAGACCTTTCTTGCTACCCCTGCACTGCCTATATACGTTGCTTCTATTGAATTTAGTGGACAGTTGCTTTTAACCCAACTTGTAACAACTGCCGCCCAACCATCAAAATGTTGTAAATTTGtaaaatgaatgcatgaacTTTCTGGATGTCGATTTGCTTCCATTTGTCTGGTGACAGCCGACCGGCCGTCGACTTCCTGTCTGTCGGATGGATTGTTAGACCAAGGATGCAAGTTTCCATATCTGAATCCATCACCGTcgggaaaagaaaaatctatcGCACAATATACAGCCCCAACTCCAATTTTTCCAATCTTAAACCAATTTTTTACCTGAAGTCTGTCAGTTACATTTATGAGCATTAAGtcattaactcaaaataattggAAGTGCGAATTGTCAAGTGGAGCTGTCACGTTTTTAATGCCCTACTTGACTACAATTATGATGCAGTAATCCTTGGTGTCAAATGTAATGAGGAAAAGAGTTACGAGAGTCATTGAAATTAGACTATTCAATTATTCATAGGTGGATGCTTACCCATATctacatttcataatttcctgCAATAAAAATCTATAGATGTGTGGATAGAATATGATTATATGAAGCTAATTAGCTCCAGTAATTCACCTACTCCTCTTAAGGAGTGATAGCTTATTAGTATCAAAACAAATTAACCCAGATGTCTTCTCAGGCTTGATTAAGATGTTTTTGTGTAGCTCGAACTGAGATTGATCCTCATTCTTTCCCTTAAGTCGGTGACTTTCCTCACTATATTGAAACATCGAATCCAAGATGGTTTTCCTCCCATCTTTTTTGGGTTGACCGTGAGATATGTCGACAATCCATAGAATCCAGATTCCTATGTGCATGTCTGCCAGTTAAAGCATTAGGAGGTAGGATTAGAAGCAGAAAGACCATGGTTTCCATGTCTTGGCATTCTTGCAAGAATCATTACTGTCCAGTACGTGTCTCCCAAGAAGAAGCCCACCGTAAAGCTGAACCCATTGTTTAATTACTAAAAcccataattaattaaatcctAATTACAGTTAATTAATCCAATCTAACCTCTACGTTATCCGATTGCTTCCCTTGAACTTGGTCAACCTGgcctttaaaaaaaaggttatAGCTCTTTTAGTGTTCTGACACCAAAAGTGTTTGTCAGATTAATTACAGCTTTATCTTTTCGAGGTTAATTAAAGTAGTTTATTATTAACTAATCTTCTTTTCACTGTTCAAcagtaattaaattatattatcccaaacaaattaaattaaccGACCATGGAATGCTTCTGACCTATGGACGGATCCTGATCATTCTGTTCACATTTCACTAATTTCACCATTGACTTTATTGAACTAAGTGTACCCTAATGACACTTGTCTTGCATCGAATAAAGCATTAGATTCAA
This window encodes:
- the LOC18606490 gene encoding LIM domain-containing protein WLIM2b is translated as MAFSGTTEKCKTCDKTVHFIDLLSADGVSYHKTCFKCSHCNGLLVMSSYCSMEGVLYCKPHFEQLFKETGSYTKKFQSGKSDKPNGLARAPSRLASFFSGTQDKCGVCNKTAYPLEKVTVEGENYHKSCFRCSHGGCFLNPSSYAALDGILYCKHHFAQLFKEKGSYSHLTKTASLKKNSAGASSEQNSEAESESESKPGDEPKPEAEENPAEAVAQDQ
- the LOC18606491 gene encoding remorin isoform X1; the encoded protein is MGEEEANKMEASEPKEQQPVKEEKDAAAKTDVAEEKSLIPVPEKAAAVATEKSPNNRDSVLARVETEKRLALLKAWEENEKAKVENKAHKKISAIGSWENTKKAGVEAQLKKIEEQLEKKKAEYAEKMKNRVAEIHREAEEKRAMIEAKRGEDFLKIEETAAKFRATGYTPKKFLGCFSS
- the LOC18606491 gene encoding remorin isoform X2, which codes for MGEEEANKMEASEPKEQQPVKEEKDAAAKTDVAEEKSLIPVPENSVLARVETEKRLALLKAWEENEKAKVENKAHKKISAIGSWENTKKAGVEAQLKKIEEQLEKKKAEYAEKMKNRVAEIHREAEEKRAMIEAKRGEDFLKIEETAAKFRATGYTPKKFLGCFSS